The genome window AATCTGTTGTGGACAATGTGTTAACCACAAAGAGAGACTGCAAGCCACGGCCATTTGGCAAAGAAGGCATTGATTTCACATATGTCAAACATAGTGTTCTGCAACCTGAATCTGGTGTATTTGATCTGATATCTCCCTGTCATGAGTATAAGTCACTTGACAATGCTGCCAAATTAGACCGCGCTAGACTACAGGCAAAATTTGCCAAAGAGGTTCTCAAATTCGGTACTGGCTGCATGAATATCAGATCAAATGGCACAATACACTTTGGTGTGATGGACAGTAGGGATGATACAGGCTATGTGCATGGTGAGATAATCGGTGTTCCGGTTTTTGAGAAAGATATATATGTTGATGCATTGGATCACATTGAGAGGAGTTTCTCTCGCTCTGACAGCGAGCATGTGCGACAGTGCATACGCCCACCTCAGTTTATAGAGGTCATGGACATAAATAGCACAGAAAAAAGATATGTGGTGGAGGTTGATATTTTTCCCTCCATAAGCATTGTTAAGAACCGAGTGTACTCTGTTCGCCTGCCGAACTTCAAAGAGTCCTCTAACAAGATTGAGCATGAAAAGGAAACAATCTATCGCAGGGTAGGATCAAAAACCGAGCCAGTGAGTGATCAAAATGACTTCTACCAGCGAGTCCGAGACAGAGATGCCCAAAGAGAAGAGGCAGAGCATTGTCGATATGTTAACACCCCGGACATCTGCCAAGACCTCGGAAGGAAACTCACCATGCTGGTAACCAGTGGCAAGAAATTAATTGAAAAGGAGAAATGGTACATTCTTGTCACTAACAAGTTCAAACCAGATGACTTGAGCAGCATTGACTTCTTGCTCAACATGAATATTTTCTGTGTGTTCGACTTTGACACAGATTCCAAGCTGTCAGGACTGTGCAGTAAATATATTCAGCACCATGCTGCAAATATGCATTTCATGCAGAACTACAAAATACCAAGTGGTATGAGCATTGGCGAATTTGTGAGCCATTTGCATTTGTTTGAGCAAACCAGCTGGATATTTTGCAATGGACGAAGCGATTACAAAGGGAATGAAAACCCCTGTGATGAGATGACATGGATCAAAACAAAAATTACACTCCTGAGGGAATCTGTTTCATTGATCTGCAAACAGATCTTGCCAAAAGGAGCATTCCTGGTGGTCTTCCTTCTCACATCCCCAGTTGAGAAACCACTTTTGCACACCTTCTATGAGTTCTTCACAGATATGGAAGGTCATGAAGACATCGTCTGCATCTCAGAATCTGAGGATAACTATCAGAAATGGCAAAGTTTTGCAGAGGGTTCATGTGGAACAGAAACTGTGAACCATTCCAGTGTTGTCGGGATGAAAATGAGCCATGTAGATGCGACACTGCAGCGAATCCAACCTGTAACATCTCGAGACACCAAACACTTGCCTATCTACCTGAAAGGACAGTGCCTTCTTGAAACTCGTGATGAGGAAAGGATGTATTCCTTGGAAATCCTGAGTGTCAATCATTGTGATGAAACTAGCGACGATTACATCAAAGCAGAAAAAGAAAACATTGAAAGACAGTTTTACCACGGGGGAAGAGTGACCTGGTTGAATTTCTGGCTTGCAGAGAAGAAGTTTGTTGGTGAAGTGATTAAAAGGGATGCATACAGGGATGTCTCCAAACTTCTCACTGACACTATGAAATGGGGTGTAGACAGACCTGTGAACAGTATCAACATCTACCATCACCCAGGAAGCGGTGGAAGCACAGTGGGAAGGCAAGTGTTATGGAACAAGAGGACAGACCTAAGATGTGCTGTTGTGAAGCCGTCATACTCCGCAGCCAATGTATCTGAACATGCTGTTCAACTCCGAGAGTATGAGGAAAAAGATCCTGAGAAATGTCTCCCAGTGCTCCTGCTGATTGAGGACTGTGACAAAGAATACCTTGATGAGCTGAGGAATGAATTAGTTTGCCATCAACACTAAGAAAATCAAACAAGGAACACCGTGCTTCATTCTGTTGAGCTGCAGACGATCACATAACCCAGAGAAGATGTGCAAGGACTCGCCACTGCAGAATGTAGCTGTCACTCACAAACTATCAAAAGAAGAGAAGAGACAGTTTGCTGGGAAACGACAGAAGCTTGAAGAACAGTACCAGCCAGAATTCATTTTGACATTCGTCTTGATGAGTGAAGAATTTGAACACCAGAAGATTGTTGAGTATGTTGCACAATTTGTGAAACATTTGCTCCAAGACATTGATCATGAAGCAGTTGTCACTCGGCTCATTCGGTATGTGGCATTGCTCAACACTTATGTTCAGAACT of Salmo trutta chromosome 1, fSalTru1.1, whole genome shotgun sequence contains these proteins:
- the LOC115205347 gene encoding sterile alpha motif domain-containing protein 9-like → MAEEPDELPVEKWTDSNVSSWLRTTGVREQYIKKLYEEEVDGRILLVLTEDYLRKEIGMKSGPALLIIRKRNELVDTKQKTQGKPQSSNDSEKGSKKQGSAPQIPETDQGLSEEEKQTHQGQSVVDNVLTTKRDCKPRPFGKEGIDFTYVKHSVLQPESGVFDLISPCHEYKSLDNAAKLDRARLQAKFAKEVLKFGTGCMNIRSNGTIHFGVMDSRDDTGYVHGEIIGVPVFEKDIYVDALDHIERSFSRSDSEHVRQCIRPPQFIEVMDINSTEKRYVVEVDIFPSISIVKNRVYSVRLPNFKESSNKIEHEKETIYRRVGSKTEPVSDQNDFYQRVRDRDAQREEAEHCRYVNTPDICQDLGRKLTMLVTSGKKLIEKEKWYILVTNKFKPDDLSSIDFLLNMNIFCVFDFDTDSKLSGLCSKYIQHHAANMHFMQNYKIPSGMSIGEFVSHLHLFEQTSWIFCNGRSDYKGNENPCDEMTWIKTKITLLRESVSLICKQILPKGAFLVVFLLTSPVEKPLLHTFYEFFTDMEGHEDIVCISESEDNYQKWQSFAEGSCGTETVNHSSVVGMKMSHVDATLQRIQPVTSRDTKHLPIYLKGQCLLETRDEERMYSLEILSVNHCDETSDDYIKAEKENIERQFYHGGRVTWLNFWLAEKKFVGEVIKRDAYRDVSKLLTDTMKWGVDRPVNSINIYHHPGSGGSTVGRQVLWNKRTDLRCAVVKPSYSAANVSEHAVQLREYEEKDPEKCLPVLLLIEDCDKEYLDELRNELVCHQH